One window of the candidate division KSB1 bacterium genome contains the following:
- a CDS encoding nucleotidyl transferase AbiEii/AbiGii toxin family protein, whose translation MTFGINIDNLLDIACNKFSALFDRHEAKDFVDVYFLCQEFMPFDELFAHTQKKHVGLDEYWMARALENVSLVEKLPRMLKPLDLPTLRQFFEEQLARLMKRIEGNS comes from the coding sequence ATGACATTCGGCATCAATATTGACAACTTGCTCGACATTGCTTGCAACAAATTCTCCGCGTTGTTTGACCGACATGAAGCGAAAGATTTTGTAGACGTTTATTTCCTTTGTCAGGAATTTATGCCGTTTGACGAACTTTTCGCTCATACTCAAAAGAAGCATGTTGGTCTCGACGAATATTGGATGGCACGCGCGCTTGAAAACGTCTCCCTCGTCGAGAAATTGCCCCGAATGCTCAAACCGCTTGACTTGCCCACCTTGCGCCAGTTCTTCGAGGAACAGCTTGCCCG
- a CDS encoding nucleotidyl transferase AbiEii/AbiGii toxin family protein, with amino-acid sequence MADTPNILTPLQRRFLDAFSRTELTKDFFLTGGTTLAHFYLQHRFSEDLDFFTEVPGAVSRVRPILDSIANALSGSLKIRREYDIRHQY; translated from the coding sequence GTGGCCGATACGCCTAACATTTTGACGCCACTGCAACGCCGGTTTTTGGATGCCTTTTCGAGAACTGAACTAACAAAAGATTTTTTTCTGACGGGCGGCACCACACTGGCGCACTTTTATTTACAGCATCGATTTTCTGAAGATCTGGATTTCTTCACTGAAGTTCCAGGTGCGGTCTCACGCGTTCGTCCAATACTTGATTCCATCGCAAACGCCCTTTCCGGAAGCTTGAAAATTCGCCGTGAATATGACATTCGGCATCAATATTGA
- a CDS encoding YgiT-type zinc finger protein, which translates to MKTQKNNYNYGECEICGTPLQENFINQDFWINGQLIVVENVPAGVCPSCGEKVVTAEVGEWIAELIKSSERIAKAPRISVPAIKFEAEGVAA; encoded by the coding sequence ATGAAAACACAAAAAAATAACTATAACTATGGTGAATGCGAAATATGCGGCACGCCTTTGCAAGAAAATTTTATCAATCAAGATTTTTGGATTAACGGGCAACTTATCGTCGTGGAAAACGTGCCGGCAGGGGTATGTCCAAGCTGCGGGGAAAAAGTGGTTACCGCAGAGGTTGGCGAATGGATCGCGGAGCTGATCAAAAGCTCGGAGCGAATTGCCAAAGCCCCACGGATTTCCGTGCCTGCGATTAAATTTGAGGCGGAAGGAGTAGCCGCATAA